AAAACTCCTAATGTATAAAACAATTATAGGGGAAGTTCAACAATATTAGTCGTCTGAAGCTAAATCTTAATAAAAGGCCTAAGCGTAATCTCATTCGATTCATATATTAATAAGAAAAAGGACATATTTTTTATATCTATAGATCAATAATCAAACATGACAAAGAGAAATATCAAAAAAACTTTGTTGAAATTGGAAAGATAAATGACTAGAAATAGGAAAAATGAATGGATATATGCATGAAAGGAAATATCATAGAGGGTAGGAGAGGTAAATGTACTACTAGTAGTTAATACTTAATAATCTTTTGGAAGAAGTTTACACATCTACTCATCCGTCCAAACAGTAAAAAGCTAACATAAATTTTGAAACAACTTATAAGTGATAGTTATTTCCTTTGTTTCAATTTATGCGGCAACATTTTGTTTTTGGtccattttataaaaaatagtgaCTTTCTAAATTTGAGAAGATTAAACTTCTCATTTTTATTcttaatgagaaatttttatatatatccTCACAAATGTCTATGATTTTTTTATCATAAATTTCAAAAGTATCCTTTATTTCAAACTCCATAGTAATTCAAATTTTACCACATAAAGTCTCCCATGGTGGTATATAATAACTGTAATTTTTTGCCTGTAATTATTGAGAACAAAAGTACTAACTTCATTTGTCTTGCCTTTAATCGATCACACGAACAATTATACGACGGTGTTTGACTAGGTACTGAACTTAAGGAAGATTGAATGACTTTTGCCACATGTCTAAAGTGCGCTAGACTTACACATGACATAGCATTTATTTGATTATAAAAGtatctcattaaggataaattaaaagtttacaaaaaGTTATCAAATAAAGAATGGGATTCTTCTTTTGTGAAAAGACATTAAAAAAAACATGTCATATAAAATGGAACAAAGGAATATAGAATTTGCCCTCTCCACGAATTTGTATGCAGATTTGTAAATTGACTTATAAAACTCCTAACTTTATGGAGTAAGTCTCTTGGGAAAATGTCATTCTGAAGAAtgataaagcaaaaaaaaatagtttaaaattTGTAGAGTGCAAAACTTCATTTTTAATTTAAACATGACTGCAACACTCACCCCTTCCAAAAatagaaagaggtcattctttttttgtacagactaaaaagaaaataggttcacataaattgaaacgaaagGAGTACTAGATTTTGATACTCTAGCTTCAACTCATCAATTTGTTGGGCCATTTTTTAACCAATAGAGCCTTAAAGAATGAATTCGAGGGGAATATGGCAAATGTAGAATATTTTGCTGAAGGGCTCGGTGAATTATGTCATTGGAAAGAGATGATGCTTCGTCAGAGACACAACGGGTCGCTCTTTGATTCACCAGCCACTACTGCAGCTGCCTTGATTTACCATCAGTACGATGAGAAATGCTTTGGGTACTTGAACTCAATCTTGAAACTGCACGATAATTGGGGTATGCACTACTAAGATCATCTCAATACTTCCCCATTATCTGCCTAAAGGAAAATACTTTTCATATCTCTTCTTAGAATTCGTTGGAATTAAGTTTTAATTATGTTAGTATGTTTACTATATGTTCGATATGTTTGATAGGAGACTAATAGTTTTAGGGTACTAGAAAATATAAAGTACTTCTACTGATAAGAAATTTATGTTAGTATGATAATTTAGCGCTTGTGACGCATGGTGACATCCTTACCGCTTCTCCCCACAAGTACAAATGTACATCTACGAACAACTCACATATTGACTCAAATCATGCTTTAGAGAAAATCACAAGAAGAGTAAGTCTAATAAACTTACCTCTCAAGTCCAAACTCTGACATAGTACTACGATGAACCAATTTATTTAAAAAGCTCGGACGTCATCAACAAAGGGATATCTACATATATGTGGAAAATGGCAGAATTCTGACCGCCAAAACAGTCGGAATTCACGAATTTCCTACTACTttccgaccaaaattggtcggtcgaAAAACAGTTGGTCGGAAAATAATTTTCGATCAAATCCGTTAGTGATTTCCGACCAAAGTAGTCGGAACGTTCGAAAGGTTAGACGaccaaatattttcaaatttcCGACCAAAGTGGTCGGAATTTACCGACCGAATCAGtcgtaataatataaataaaataattatttatttaaaattaaataatataaatatataatttccgaccgaatcggtcggaaattaatatttaaaaaatataatttccgaccgaatcggtcggaaattaatatttaaaaaatatattttatttaatttccgACGAAATCCGTCgaaaactttttaatttttttttaaaatttccgaCCGCATCGGTCGAAAATCTGGGAATTTTTGGCAAAATGTGGGCAGCTGTCCGACTGTTTCCGTCGGAAATCAGTCGGAATTTTCTGTAAAACTGAGCAGCATTCTGCCCAATTTGGAGCTACACCACGTGTCAAACTATTACAATATAATAACGCCAACAACCAATCAACCATTAACACAATCTAAACCAACAATACCAATCATTAACATAATCTAAACTAACAATACCAACTATTAAAATAATCTAAACCAACCATTAACACAACCTAAACTAACAATACCAACCATTAAACCTAACAATTTTGGACATAAAAATATCCAAATAGTAgcccacattcaagtttaaaaataaaacataaagttGTCTCTCACAATCAAGTTTACCAATCAACCAAAATACCACACCTAAACTACTACACATCAGATTCAGTttgttcatcctcatcatcagatAGATCATGCCCATGTTTTCTCATGAATTTCTGGCAGTGGAGGGTCGTCGACGGAGCTGCAGCGAGGCGGCATCGCCGGTGAGTGGCATTGGTGATGGCAGCGGCGGGTTGGGTGGGGGGGAGAGGGGaggtttgagtgtgagagagagaagagagaaggaagaaaacagggaaagaaaaaagaaaggggtCAGGggggttttaaaagaaaataggtCAAATAGTCGAACCTCGTTTTAATAAAAAATTCCGACCGAATTAGTCGATAACAGTTATGCGGTATTTTTCGCCAAAATTTACGACGGATATAGACGGAATATCAGCcgtaattattattaaaaattgaaaaatatatttttatgcaaTTTCCGACCGATTCCGTCAGAAATTTGCGACTCCTTTTTCCGGTCGGAAtatttcggtcggaaattggcCGTTTTTTAGTAGTGATATATGAGTTCATATATCAATAACGCTTCATAACAATACCAACTAAGTACGTAGCACTTAGGTCCAACTTCACATGACTTTCACAAAAATTCTTATTTCACCATTTGATATCAATCCTTGAATTTTAACTCCAATTCATCTATTAAATGTGTTATGGAATCTAGCCATTTCATTAGAAGTTCAAAACGATATCGTTCAAATAAGTCCAACACTATTCATCTTCCTTATTAATAAACTTTCAGTGTCAAAGCTATGATAGGAGGGTTCATCTATTCCACCCTTCTAACTACTTTTTCAGctcataaataatattaaaacactCACTTATACTTCATAAATAAGGTTCATGTAGTAAAAATTATCTTTGTAAGAAAATCCTAGAAAATCTCTCTTTTGGTGTTTTTGGTTGATTTAATAAAATTTAGCAAACTAAAGGAAGTTTCAATGTTAATACTAGAATTAATTAACTTTAATGAGCACAAAACATCGATAAAAACTTGCCTTGTATGACCCAAATGAACCCTTGGTCAAAATCCTCTCGATCCCAAATCATCTAACTAATAATGAGTTGTACACCTGAGTATTTAAAGACACTGTAAACTAACTTCTAACTAATAACTAACTAACAGCTAATTACAAAGATCAATAACTAACACTAATTTATGAACCTTCTAGAAGTGTACTCCTTTAAATAATACACTGTACAACCTGTCTAAGCTACATATTTCAGCATTACTAATATAATCTTTTTCGTTATTCTTATAGTCCCCACTATTTGCCCTACAAAGATACATTCAAATCTCTTCTTAGTTGATGCCCTTCAAAATCTTGGAGTAGATCGGTATTTTAAAACAGAAGTCAAAAGAGTACTAGATGAAATATACAGGTAATTTGAAATGATCTTCATGGTTTATACAATTtatctttttaaaacttttattaatATTAATGCTGAATTATGAATAGGCTTTGGCTAGAAAAGAATGAAGGAATTTTTTCAGACGTTGCTCATTGTGCCATGGCGTTTCGACTTTTACGGATGAATAACTATGAAGTTTCCTCAGGTTTGTAACTAAAAACtcagaaaattaaatttttacctATGCACCAATAATATAAGGGGTGTCTTGTcgtaattggtaaagttgtttgtcgtaattggtaaagttgttgGTCACAAGTTCAGGCCGTGCAAatagcctcttgcaaaaatgcaggtTAAGGCTGCTTAGAATATACCCTTATGgttcggcccttccccggacctcgcgcatagcgggagcttaatgCACCGGGCTGTCCTTTTACTTATGCACCAATAAATTGTTACTTTCTTTCTGCAGAAGAACTTGAAGGATCTGTCGACCAAGAACATTTCTTTACAACATCAAGTGGGAAACTTATGAATCACGTTGCAATTCTCGAACTTCACCGAGCTTCACAGGTGGCTATTCATGAAAGGAAAGATCACATTTTAGATAAAATAAGTACTTGGACAAGGAATTTTATGGAGCAAAAACTCTTGGACAAGCACATCCCTGATAGGTCAAAGAAGGAGGTATCACCTGTATATAAATTAGGCCATTCAAAAAACATtctttgtaattttcaattttatgatattccatTACTAGCGAGTCAATTAAATATCAGATGGAATTTGCTATGAGGAAATTTTATGGCACATTTGATCGAGTGGAAACTAGACGTTACATCGAGTCATACAAAATGGACAGTTTTAAGATCTTAAAAGCGGCTTACAGGTATAATTCTGACACTATTACTATAAGATTTTAGATAATATGTACCGTCAGCGGGTTACATTTGCCAATTATTGCAGGTAATCTATATTGTTTTCAAGATTATAAATCTCACATTTTAAGGAGGCTTACCTGTAAATATTATTTGAGTGACGGTTAAAAAAACTTTACATTAATGATGTATGTAACGTAAACTCTTACTAAAAGTAGTATATATGTTTtgtttattcttattattctcttCTGCATTTAAACGTGTGGACAGGGGCAGATTTATAGGAGAGATTATGGGGCACGCAAACCCATGATCTCctcaaaattagatattttatgtacatattttttaaaattggtaTAATATTAACTATTGGCATCCATGCttctatttaatatattttttcctctttttatttTAGTAATACATTCATGTACTGAAAATCCTAGATCCACATCTGTATATGGGCGGATCAGAGTTACGGTTGTAGCAATGCCCACCGCCTTCAACTTAAACAACATATGTCAGTGAACATTGGTATGCTAACGCTTAATATGGGTAGCAAGAAAAAATACAAGCTACTTTAAATAAAATGTAATGGTACATTTTCTATCGAAGTTGGAAGTCCTTAAAAATTGGTCATATTATTATGTGGggtctctctctttctctcttttaggTCTTCCGGTATTAACAACATAGACTTGCTAAAGTTCTCAGAACACGATTTTAACTTGTGCCAAACCCGACACAAAGAAGAACTTCAACAGATGAAAAGGTATCTACACTGGTTAGCTTGACTAGACCTTGTCATTCTTAAACAACTTCATTTTGttgataattatatatatatatatgaatgtaGGTGGTTCACAGATTGCAAACTCGAACAAGTAGGATTATCACAACAGTACTTATACACTAGTTACTTCATAATTGCTGCCATACTCTTTGAACCTGAATATGCTGATGCTCGTCTAGCATATGCAAAGTACGCCATAATAATAACAGCGGTGGATGATTTCTTCGATTGTTTTATTTGCAAAGAAGAACTGCAAAACATCATCGAATTAGTAGAGAGGTATTGTTATCTCTTTTCTTATAATATATCAACAAAATCCTTTGACCTATGTTGTTCAACTCACATTTTTTAGAGGCACTTGAGTTTATGATAAAGAATGTTACACTTGTCCCTCATCAATTTTGTACGGGCTTTTAAAAGGGTTCAAATGATCCTAGGCTACTTCATTCATAGCTTTATGGTTTTGGATTTATACTAATATTctttcacatggtatcagagccaaaactttctttttttcattcagACCATTAAGCCACTAACATTGCTATGGCCTAACTTATCAATTATCATGTTGAGCCTAATCTACTTAACTCTTGAAGATCACAATTTGTTGAGACTCTTCTCTTTCTAcgttaaaaataataaccaaaaCAGAAACAAACCGTAGAACCGGGCTGTGTTGCAAGAGAGTATTAGAGAATGTTACACTTGTCCCTTAGATACTCCACCCGATTACCTTGAAATTTTGGATTAGATACTCATACTCTTTCACATATTATGTTAACACTTTCACTATAGATGGGAGGGATACTCAACCGTCGGATTCCGTTCAGAGAGGGTTAGAATTTTCTTTTTGGCACTTTACAAAATGGTAGAGGAAATTGCGGCAAAGGCGGAAACTAAGCAAGGTCGATGTGTCAAAGATCACCTTATTAACTTGGTATGAAGAAGTacattaattattatatattctctaaatcaatttttttttcatgcttatatttctttcttttcgATTGACTAGAAATATATCTTGTTATAGTGGATTGATATGTTGAAGTGTATGCTGGTGGAATTGGACCTTTGGAAAATTAAATCAACTACCCCAAGCATAGAGGAGTACTTGTCTGTTGCATGTGTAACTATTGGTGTTCCATGTTTTGTTCTCACATCACTATATCTTCTTGGACCAAAACTGTCCAAGGATGTCATAGAAAGTTCTGAGGTCAGTGCCTTATGCAATTGTACAGCTGCTGTGGCCCGATTGATTAATGAT
This DNA window, taken from Nicotiana tabacum cultivar K326 chromosome 15, ASM71507v2, whole genome shotgun sequence, encodes the following:
- the LOC142169411 gene encoding cis-abienol synthase, chloroplastic-like isoform X3, with the translated sequence MILGLRSKIIPLPDHKLGNIKLGSVTKDAICHRPCRVRCSHSTASSMEEAKERIRETFGKIELSPSSYDTAWVAMVPSRYSMNQPCFPQCLDWILENQREDGSWGLNPSHPLLVKDSLSSTLASLLALRKWRIGDNQVQRGLGFIETHGWAVDNKDQISPLGFEIIFPCMINYAEKLNLDLPLDPNLVNMMLCERELTIERALKNEFEGNMANVEYFAEGLGELCHWKEMMLRQRHNGSLFDSPATTAAALIYHQYDEKCFGYLNSILKLHDNWVPTICPTKIHSNLFLVDALQNLGVDRYFKTEVKRVLDEIYRLWLEKNEGIFSDVAHCAMAFRLLRMNNYEVSSEELEGSVDQEHFFTTSSGKLMNHVAILELHRASQVAIHERKDHILDKISTWTRNFMEQKLLDKHIPDRSKKEMEFAMRKFYGTFDRVETRRYIESYKMDSFKILKAAYRWFTDCKLEQVGLSQQYLYTSYFIIAAILFEPEYADARLAYAKYAIIITAVDDFFDCFICKEELQNIIELVERWEGYSTVGFRSERVRIFFLALYKMVEEIAAKAETKQGRCVKDHLINLWIDMLKCMLVELDLWKIKSTTPSIEEYLSVACVTIGVPCFVLTSLYLLGPKLSKDVIESSEVSALCNCTAAVARLINDIHSYKREQAESSTNMVSILITQSQGTISEEEAIRQIKEMMESKRRELLGMVLQNKESQLPQVCKDLFWTTINAAYSIHTHGDGYRFPEEFKNHINDVIYKPLNQYSP
- the LOC142169411 gene encoding cis-abienol synthase, chloroplastic-like isoform X1, whose product is MILGLRSKIIPLPDHKLGNIKLGSVTKDAICHRPCRVRCSHSTASSMEEAKERIRETFGKIELSPSSYDTAWVAMVPSRYSMNQPCFPQCLDWILENQREDGSWGLNPSHPLLVKDSLSSTLASLLALRKWRIGDNQVQRGLGFIETHGWAVDNKDQISPLGFEIIFPCMINYAEKLNLDLPLDPNLVNMMLCERELTIERALKNEFEGNMANVEYFAEGLGELCHWKEMMLRQRHNGSLFDSPATTAAALIYHQYDEKCFGYLNSILKLHDNWVPTICPTKIHSNLFLVDALQNLGVDRYFKTEVKRVLDEIYRLWLEKNEGIFSDVAHCAMAFRLLRMNNYEVSSEELEGSVDQEHFFTTSSGKLMNHVAILELHRASQVAIHERKDHILDKISTWTRNFMEQKLLDKHIPDRSKKEMEFAMRKFYGTFDRVETRRYIESYKMDSFKILKAAYRSSGINNIDLLKFSEHDFNLCQTRHKEELQQMKRWFTDCKLEQVGLSQQYLYTSYFIIAAILFEPEYADARLAYAKYAIIITAVDDFFDCFICKEELQNIIELVERWEGYSTVGFRSERVRIFFLALYKMVEEIAAKAETKQGRCVKDHLINLWIDMLKCMLVELDLWKIKSTTPSIEEYLSVACVTIGVPCFVLTSLYLLGPKLSKDVIESSEVSALCNCTAAVARLINDIHSYKREQAESSTNMVSILITQSQGTISEEEAIRQIKEMMESKRRELLGMVLQNKESQLPQVCKDLFWTTINAAYSIHTHGDGYRFPEEFKNHINDVIYKPLNQYSP
- the LOC142169411 gene encoding cis-abienol synthase, chloroplastic-like isoform X5, producing MILGLRSKIIPLPDHKLGNIKLGSVTKDAICHRPCRVRCSHSTASSMEEAKERIRETFGKIELSPSSYDTAWVAMVPSRYSMNQPCFPQCLDWILENQREDGSWGLNPSHPLLVKDSLSSTLASLLALRKWRIGDNQVQRGLGFIETHGWAVDNKDQISPLGFEIIFPCMINYAEKLNLDLPLDPNLVNMMLCERELTIERALKNEFEGNMANVEYFAEGLGELCHWKEMMLRQRHNGSLFDSPATTAAALIYHQYDEKCFGYLNSILKLHDNWVPTICPTKIHSNLFLVDALQNLGVDRYFKTEVKRVLDEIYRLWLEKNEGIFSDVAHCAMAFRLLRMNNYEVSSEELEGSVDQEHFFTTSSGKLMNHVAILELHRASQVAIHERKDHILDKISTWTRNFMEQKLLDKHIPDRSKKEMEFAMRKFYGTFDRVETRRYIESYKMDSFKILKAAYRWEGYSTVGFRSERVRIFFLALYKMVEEIAAKAETKQGRCVKDHLINLWIDMLKCMLVELDLWKIKSTTPSIEEYLSVACVTIGVPCFVLTSLYLLGPKLSKDVIESSEVSALCNCTAAVARLINDIHSYKREQAESSTNMVSILITQSQGTISEEEAIRQIKEMMESKRRELLGMVLQNKESQLPQVCKDLFWTTINAAYSIHTHGDGYRFPEEFKNHINDVIYKPLNQYSP
- the LOC142169411 gene encoding cis-abienol synthase, chloroplastic-like isoform X2, with protein sequence MILGLRSKIIPLPDHKLGNIKLGSVTNAICHRPCRVRCSHSTASSMEEAKERIRETFGKIELSPSSYDTAWVAMVPSRYSMNQPCFPQCLDWILENQREDGSWGLNPSHPLLVKDSLSSTLASLLALRKWRIGDNQVQRGLGFIETHGWAVDNKDQISPLGFEIIFPCMINYAEKLNLDLPLDPNLVNMMLCERELTIERALKNEFEGNMANVEYFAEGLGELCHWKEMMLRQRHNGSLFDSPATTAAALIYHQYDEKCFGYLNSILKLHDNWVPTICPTKIHSNLFLVDALQNLGVDRYFKTEVKRVLDEIYRLWLEKNEGIFSDVAHCAMAFRLLRMNNYEVSSEELEGSVDQEHFFTTSSGKLMNHVAILELHRASQVAIHERKDHILDKISTWTRNFMEQKLLDKHIPDRSKKEMEFAMRKFYGTFDRVETRRYIESYKMDSFKILKAAYRSSGINNIDLLKFSEHDFNLCQTRHKEELQQMKRWFTDCKLEQVGLSQQYLYTSYFIIAAILFEPEYADARLAYAKYAIIITAVDDFFDCFICKEELQNIIELVERWEGYSTVGFRSERVRIFFLALYKMVEEIAAKAETKQGRCVKDHLINLWIDMLKCMLVELDLWKIKSTTPSIEEYLSVACVTIGVPCFVLTSLYLLGPKLSKDVIESSEVSALCNCTAAVARLINDIHSYKREQAESSTNMVSILITQSQGTISEEEAIRQIKEMMESKRRELLGMVLQNKESQLPQVCKDLFWTTINAAYSIHTHGDGYRFPEEFKNHINDVIYKPLNQYSP
- the LOC142169411 gene encoding cis-abienol synthase, chloroplastic-like isoform X4; protein product: MILGLRSKIIPLPDHKLGNIKLGSVTKDAICHRPCRVRCSHSTASSMEEAKERIRETFGKIELSPSSYDTAWVAMVPSRYSMNQPCFPQCLDWILENQREDGSWGLNPSHPLLVKDSLSSTLASLLALRKWRIGDNQVQRGLGFIETHGWAVDNKDQISPLGFEIIFPCMINYAEKLNLDLPLDPNLVNMMLCERELTIERALKNEFEGNMANVEYFAEGLGELCHWKEMMLRQRHNGSLFDSPATTAAALIYHQYDEKCFGYLNSILKLHDNWVPTICPTKIHSNLFLVDALQNLGVDRYFKTEVKRVLDEIYRLWLEKNEGIFSDVAHCAMAFRLLRMNNYEVSSEELEGSVDQEHFFTTSSGKLMNHVAILELHRASQVAIHERKDHILDKISTWTRNFMEQKLLDKHIPDRSKKEMEFAMRKFYGTFDRVETRRYIESYKMDSFKILKAAYRSSGINNIDLLKFSEHDFNLCQTRHKEELQQMKRWEGYSTVGFRSERVRIFFLALYKMVEEIAAKAETKQGRCVKDHLINLWIDMLKCMLVELDLWKIKSTTPSIEEYLSVACVTIGVPCFVLTSLYLLGPKLSKDVIESSEVSALCNCTAAVARLINDIHSYKREQAESSTNMVSILITQSQGTISEEEAIRQIKEMMESKRRELLGMVLQNKESQLPQVCKDLFWTTINAAYSIHTHGDGYRFPEEFKNHINDVIYKPLNQYSP
- the LOC142169411 gene encoding cis-abienol synthase, chloroplastic-like isoform X6; translated protein: MILGLRSKIIPLPDHKLGNIKLGSVTKDAICHRPCRVRCSHSTASSMEEAKERIRETFGKIELSPSSYDTAWVAMVPSRYSMNQPCFPQCLDWILENQREDGSWGLNPSHPLLVKDSLSSTLASLLALRKWRIGDNQVQRVPTICPTKIHSNLFLVDALQNLGVDRYFKTEVKRVLDEIYRLWLEKNEGIFSDVAHCAMAFRLLRMNNYEVSSEELEGSVDQEHFFTTSSGKLMNHVAILELHRASQVAIHERKDHILDKISTWTRNFMEQKLLDKHIPDRSKKEMEFAMRKFYGTFDRVETRRYIESYKMDSFKILKAAYRSSGINNIDLLKFSEHDFNLCQTRHKEELQQMKRWFTDCKLEQVGLSQQYLYTSYFIIAAILFEPEYADARLAYAKYAIIITAVDDFFDCFICKEELQNIIELVERWEGYSTVGFRSERVRIFFLALYKMVEEIAAKAETKQGRCVKDHLINLWIDMLKCMLVELDLWKIKSTTPSIEEYLSVACVTIGVPCFVLTSLYLLGPKLSKDVIESSEVSALCNCTAAVARLINDIHSYKREQAESSTNMVSILITQSQGTISEEEAIRQIKEMMESKRRELLGMVLQNKESQLPQVCKDLFWTTINAAYSIHTHGDGYRFPEEFKNHINDVIYKPLNQYSP